One genomic region from Streptomyces venezuelae encodes:
- a CDS encoding GlcG/HbpS family heme-binding protein: MKKILFGATAAAVVAAGTFGAVSANASAPAAAPAAVVRADVGNDNLQQSTHLTIEAATKAAQATLDAAESENQRVSVAVVDRNGNTIVTLRGDGAGPQSYESAERKAFTAVSWNAPTSVLAGRLAQAPNLKDIPGTLFLAGGAPVTAKGAPIAGIGVAGAPSGDLDEKFAQAGVAALAN; the protein is encoded by the coding sequence ATGAAGAAGATCCTCTTCGGTGCCACTGCCGCCGCTGTCGTCGCCGCCGGCACCTTCGGCGCGGTCTCCGCGAACGCCTCCGCCCCGGCCGCCGCCCCCGCCGCCGTCGTCCGGGCCGACGTCGGCAACGACAACCTCCAGCAGTCGACGCACCTGACGATCGAGGCCGCCACCAAGGCCGCGCAGGCGACGCTGGACGCCGCCGAGAGCGAGAACCAGCGCGTCTCCGTCGCCGTCGTCGACCGCAACGGCAACACCATCGTCACCCTGCGCGGCGACGGTGCCGGCCCGCAGTCCTACGAGTCCGCCGAGCGCAAGGCCTTCACCGCCGTCTCGTGGAACGCCCCGACCTCCGTCCTCGCCGGCCGCCTCGCCCAGGCGCCGAACCTGAAGGACATCCCCGGCACCCTCTTCCTCGCGGGCGGCGCGCCGGTCACCGCCAAGGGCGCGCCCATCGCGGGCATCGGCGTCGCGGGCGCCCCGTCCGGCGACCTGGACGAGAAGTTCGCCCAGGCGGGCGTGGCCGCGCTCGCCAACTGA
- a CDS encoding response regulator, with protein sequence MSVRILLCDDHVVVRAGLLALLGSTPDIEVVGEAGSGEEAVAMAAKLKPDVVLMDLQLGPGIDGVEATRQIAPTGVHVLVLTTYDTDADITRAIEAGATGYLLKAERPEELFAAIHSAAQGRTALSPPVASRVMDRMRGAAGPSLTDRERDILGQLGRGLGNREIARALFISEATVKTHLGRIYAKLGVDTRAGAVAVAKERRLLP encoded by the coding sequence ATGTCCGTACGGATCCTCCTCTGCGACGACCACGTCGTCGTCCGCGCCGGGCTGCTCGCCCTGCTCGGCAGCACTCCCGACATCGAGGTCGTCGGCGAGGCCGGCAGCGGCGAGGAGGCCGTCGCCATGGCGGCCAAGCTGAAGCCCGACGTCGTCCTGATGGACCTCCAGCTCGGCCCGGGCATCGACGGCGTCGAGGCGACCCGGCAGATCGCGCCCACCGGCGTCCACGTCCTCGTCCTCACCACGTACGACACCGACGCCGACATCACCCGGGCCATCGAGGCCGGCGCCACCGGCTATCTCCTCAAGGCCGAACGGCCCGAGGAGCTCTTCGCCGCCATCCACTCCGCGGCACAAGGCCGCACCGCCCTCTCGCCGCCGGTCGCGAGCCGGGTCATGGACCGGATGCGGGGCGCGGCGGGCCCGAGCCTCACCGACCGGGAGCGGGACATCCTCGGCCAGCTCGGACGCGGCCTCGGCAACCGCGAGATCGCGCGGGCGCTGTTCATCAGCGAGGCGACGGTGAAGACCCACCTGGGCCGGATCTACGCCAAGCTCGGCGTCGACACGCGCGCGGGCGCCGTGGCCGTCGCGAAGGAACGCCGCCTGCTGCCGTAG
- a CDS encoding M1 family metallopeptidase: MYVYEDEYVTRRRTPRPTRAGAAAALLALALLAGGCTEAGGGVRGTPGAAGLRDPYFPKLGNGGYDVRHYALSLAYDPGTGRLDGTAEITARATQDLSAFNLDLAGLTVSGATVDGDPAAHNRAGDELTLRPREDIRDGAEFKATVTYTGVPEPITDADGSEEGWLRTDGGAVAVGEPEGSMTWFPGNHHPADKASYDITLTVPAGLEALSNGVRTERRTEGDGRVTTVWRSAEPMASYLATVAIGRYEAATATATEPATGKATSKAPASGSATAPRSLPVLTAAEPSVAAGSAALRAEIPGILARQAERFGPYPFSAAGAIVTEDGTLGYALETQTRPVFPAAAFDRTTLVHELAHQWFGNSVTPATWRDLWLNEGFATYAEWLYTEEYENVPARTHFERAFAQDTNWAFPPAAPPAAENLFDPPVYQRGAMVLHKLRETVGDATFDEILRGWPAKYRHANASTDDFTAYAESVAGKELDGLWNVWLYGDGKPDKP; this comes from the coding sequence GTGTATGTGTACGAGGACGAGTACGTGACCCGGCGACGCACCCCGCGACCCACCCGGGCCGGAGCCGCAGCGGCGCTCCTCGCCCTCGCGCTCCTCGCGGGCGGCTGTACGGAGGCCGGCGGCGGGGTCCGGGGCACCCCCGGGGCCGCCGGGCTGCGCGACCCGTACTTCCCGAAGCTCGGCAACGGCGGCTACGACGTGCGGCACTACGCCCTGTCCCTCGCCTACGACCCCGGCACAGGACGCCTCGACGGCACCGCCGAGATCACCGCCCGCGCGACCCAGGACCTCAGCGCCTTCAACCTCGACCTGGCCGGCCTCACGGTGTCGGGAGCGACCGTCGACGGCGACCCCGCCGCGCACAACAGGGCGGGGGACGAGCTGACGCTCCGCCCGCGCGAGGACATCCGCGACGGGGCGGAGTTCAAGGCCACCGTCACCTATACGGGGGTGCCGGAGCCGATCACGGACGCGGACGGCTCCGAGGAGGGCTGGCTGCGCACCGACGGCGGGGCGGTCGCGGTCGGCGAACCGGAGGGCTCCATGACCTGGTTCCCCGGCAACCACCACCCCGCCGACAAGGCCTCGTACGACATCACGCTGACCGTCCCGGCCGGGCTCGAAGCGCTCTCCAACGGCGTCAGGACCGAGCGGCGGACGGAGGGGGACGGCCGCGTCACGACCGTGTGGCGCTCGGCGGAGCCGATGGCGAGCTATCTGGCGACGGTCGCGATCGGCCGATACGAGGCGGCGACGGCGACGGCGACCGAACCGGCGACAGGGAAGGCGACGAGCAAGGCGCCGGCGTCCGGGTCGGCGACCGCCCCCCGCTCCCTCCCCGTCCTCACCGCCGCCGAGCCCTCCGTCGCGGCGGGCAGCGCGGCGCTGCGTGCCGAGATCCCCGGGATCCTCGCCCGCCAGGCCGAGCGCTTCGGCCCGTACCCCTTCTCGGCCGCCGGCGCGATCGTCACCGAGGACGGGACCCTCGGCTACGCCCTGGAGACCCAGACCCGGCCCGTCTTCCCGGCCGCCGCCTTCGACCGGACGACCCTCGTCCACGAACTGGCCCACCAGTGGTTCGGGAACTCGGTCACCCCCGCCACCTGGCGCGACCTGTGGCTGAACGAGGGCTTCGCCACGTACGCCGAGTGGCTGTACACGGAGGAGTACGAGAACGTCCCCGCGCGGACGCATTTCGAGCGGGCCTTCGCCCAGGACACCAACTGGGCCTTCCCGCCGGCCGCCCCGCCCGCCGCCGAGAACCTCTTCGACCCGCCGGTCTACCAGCGCGGAGCGATGGTCCTCCACAAACTGCGCGAGACGGTCGGGGACGCCACGTTCGACGAGATCCTGCGCGGCTGGCCCGCGAAGTACCGCCACGCCAACGCCTCCACGGACGACTTCACCGCCTACGCGGAGAGCGTGGCCGGGAAGGAGCTCGACGGGCTGTGGAACGTCTGGCTCTACGGCGACGGGAAGCCGGACAAGCCCTAG
- a CDS encoding FAD-dependent monooxygenase: protein MKLAIVGGGPAGLYLSILLKRQDPSHDITVYERNPEGSTYGWGVTYWAGLLDKLRAGDPESAAAVAEASVTWNDGVAIVRDERTVHRGDAGFGIGRRRMLALLADRAEELGVRVDFEHDVTGPDAPELAGADLVVAADGVNSVLREAHPGHFGSEVTAGRNQYIWLGTTKVFDSFSFAFKETEHGWIWCYAYGFSGERSTCVVECSRETWTGLGLDTSGETDSLRLLEKLFHDLLDGHELIGRERSDDAAQWLTFRTLTNRVWHRGNVVLLGDAAHTTHYSIGAGTTLALEDALALADALRAPEATRTPAGLDAALTTYGKRRRAELVSAQSAARYSAQWYENLPRYMRLEPAHMFALLGQRHSPLLPHVPPQLYYRIDRAAGQLEPLRRLKRWLGPRVARAVHGRR from the coding sequence GTGAAGCTCGCCATCGTCGGCGGCGGCCCCGCCGGCCTCTACCTCTCGATCCTGCTGAAGCGGCAGGACCCGTCCCACGACATCACCGTGTACGAACGGAACCCCGAGGGCTCCACGTACGGCTGGGGCGTCACCTACTGGGCCGGGCTCCTCGACAAGCTGCGCGCGGGCGACCCCGAGTCCGCCGCGGCCGTCGCCGAGGCCTCCGTCACCTGGAACGACGGCGTGGCGATCGTCCGCGACGAGCGGACCGTCCACCGCGGCGACGCCGGCTTCGGCATCGGGCGGCGGCGGATGCTCGCGCTCCTCGCCGACCGGGCCGAGGAGCTCGGCGTACGGGTCGACTTCGAGCACGACGTGACCGGCCCGGACGCGCCCGAACTCGCCGGCGCGGACCTGGTCGTCGCCGCCGACGGCGTCAACAGCGTGCTGCGCGAGGCGCACCCGGGCCACTTCGGCAGCGAGGTCACCGCCGGCCGCAACCAGTACATCTGGCTCGGCACCACCAAGGTCTTCGACTCCTTCAGCTTCGCCTTCAAGGAGACCGAGCACGGCTGGATCTGGTGCTACGCCTACGGCTTCAGCGGCGAGCGCTCCACCTGCGTCGTCGAGTGCTCCCGCGAGACCTGGACCGGCCTCGGCCTCGACACGAGCGGTGAGACCGACAGCCTGCGCCTCCTGGAGAAGCTCTTCCACGACCTCCTCGACGGCCACGAGCTGATCGGGCGGGAGCGGTCCGACGACGCGGCCCAGTGGCTCACCTTCCGCACGCTCACCAACCGCGTCTGGCACAGGGGCAACGTGGTCCTCCTGGGCGACGCCGCCCACACCACGCACTACTCGATCGGCGCGGGCACCACCCTGGCCCTGGAGGACGCGCTCGCCCTCGCGGACGCCCTGCGCGCCCCCGAGGCGACGCGCACCCCCGCCGGCCTCGACGCGGCCCTCACCACGTACGGGAAGCGCCGGCGCGCCGAGCTCGTCTCGGCCCAGAGCGCGGCCCGCTACAGCGCCCAGTGGTACGAGAACCTCCCCCGCTACATGCGCCTGGAGCCGGCCCACATGTTCGCCCTCCTCGGCCAGCGCCACTCGCCGCTGCTCCCGCACGTCCCGCCGCAGCTGTACTACCGGATCGACCGGGCCGCCGGGCAGCTGGAGCCCCTGCGCCGCCTCAAGCGCTGGCTGGGCCCGCGCGTGGCCCGGGCGGTCCACGGCCGGCGCTGA
- a CDS encoding pentapeptide repeat-containing protein gives MATARKKKVAGARRPEVRLPPLVAYEGGIEADGDYDGLELAGLDLTGQSGAGARFLDCALRDCGLDEARLTGARFLDSVLTGVRGVGTDLSGAQLRDVEVVEARLGGAQLHGAVLERVVVRGGKSDYLNLRAAKLKDVVFEGCVLSEPDFGGAVLERVEFVDCVLTGVDFSGARLKDVDLRGVQRLEIARGVESLAGAVISTVQLFDLAPVLAARLGVRVEG, from the coding sequence ATGGCGACGGCACGGAAGAAGAAGGTGGCGGGGGCGCGGCGGCCGGAGGTGCGGCTGCCTCCCCTGGTGGCTTACGAGGGCGGGATCGAGGCGGACGGGGACTACGACGGGCTCGAACTGGCCGGGCTCGACCTGACCGGCCAGTCGGGGGCGGGGGCCCGGTTCCTGGACTGCGCGCTGCGCGACTGCGGGCTCGACGAGGCGCGGCTCACGGGCGCGCGGTTCCTCGACTCGGTGCTGACGGGGGTACGGGGAGTGGGCACGGACCTCTCGGGGGCGCAGCTGCGGGACGTGGAGGTCGTGGAGGCGCGGCTCGGCGGGGCGCAGCTGCACGGGGCGGTGCTGGAGAGAGTCGTGGTGCGGGGCGGGAAGAGCGACTACCTGAACCTGCGGGCGGCGAAGCTGAAGGACGTCGTCTTCGAGGGGTGCGTCCTGAGCGAGCCGGACTTCGGGGGCGCGGTCCTCGAGCGGGTCGAGTTCGTGGACTGTGTGCTGACCGGGGTGGACTTCTCCGGGGCGCGGCTGAAGGACGTGGACCTGCGCGGGGTGCAGCGGCTGGAGATCGCGCGCGGGGTGGAGTCGCTGGCCGGGGCCGTCATCTCGACGGTCCAGCTCTTCGACCTGGCGCCGGTGCTCGCGGCGCGGCTGGGGGTGCGGGTGGAGGGGTGA
- a CDS encoding NAD(P)-binding protein: MRKLTVIGGGFAGLTAAITAAEAGAKVTLHEAHRTPGGRARTAEGPYRTNEGPHALYSGGPHWTWLKQRGLLGPLAPLPPAEALRLRFHRDGALRRTPPLGLLRQTLRGAAQAPVDLDFRTWVTGLAGERTAHDAAAYSAVALFHHDPGSLSARFVQERLHRAGSLPPEAHYIRGGWGQLIERMVARAWEMGVRIETSSRVDSLPLGEGPVVVATALPAAARLLGDPSLTWDSGRTVLLDLALRTRKGDPFAVSDLDAPGWVERFTAQDRSLAPAGQQLVQAQLPIGPEESKADGIAHGERLLDRAFPGWRERTVWRREAVSQGRTGAVDRPGTTWRDRPAVDRGDGVYLVGDQVAAPGVLSEVSFTSAIEAVSLAVRTELLDLKRT; encoded by the coding sequence ATGCGCAAGCTCACCGTCATCGGCGGCGGCTTCGCCGGGCTCACCGCGGCGATCACCGCGGCCGAGGCCGGCGCCAAGGTGACCCTGCACGAGGCCCACCGCACGCCCGGCGGCCGGGCCCGCACCGCCGAAGGCCCGTACCGCACCAACGAAGGCCCGCACGCCCTCTACTCCGGCGGCCCCCACTGGACCTGGCTGAAGCAGCGCGGCCTCCTCGGCCCGCTCGCCCCGCTCCCGCCCGCCGAAGCCCTCCGGCTCCGCTTCCACCGCGACGGCGCCCTGCGCCGCACCCCGCCGCTCGGCCTGCTGCGCCAGACCCTCCGCGGCGCCGCCCAGGCCCCCGTCGACCTGGACTTCCGCACCTGGGTCACCGGCCTCGCGGGCGAGCGGACCGCCCACGACGCCGCCGCCTACAGCGCGGTCGCCCTCTTCCACCACGACCCGGGCTCGCTCTCCGCCCGCTTCGTCCAGGAGCGCCTGCACCGGGCCGGCTCCCTGCCGCCCGAGGCCCACTACATCCGGGGCGGCTGGGGCCAGTTGATCGAGCGGATGGTCGCGCGCGCCTGGGAGATGGGCGTACGGATCGAGACCTCGTCCCGCGTCGACAGCCTGCCGCTCGGCGAGGGACCCGTGGTCGTCGCCACCGCTCTGCCCGCCGCCGCCCGGCTCCTCGGCGACCCGTCGCTGACCTGGGACAGCGGTCGCACGGTCCTGCTCGACCTGGCGCTGCGGACCCGGAAGGGGGACCCGTTCGCCGTCTCGGACCTGGACGCGCCCGGCTGGGTCGAGCGGTTCACCGCGCAGGACCGCTCGCTCGCCCCCGCCGGGCAGCAACTCGTCCAGGCCCAGCTGCCCATCGGCCCCGAGGAGTCCAAGGCGGACGGCATCGCCCACGGCGAGCGCCTCCTCGACCGCGCCTTCCCCGGCTGGCGCGAGCGGACGGTGTGGCGCCGGGAGGCCGTTTCCCAGGGCCGTACGGGAGCGGTGGACCGGCCGGGCACCACCTGGCGCGACCGTCCCGCGGTCGACCGGGGCGACGGCGTCTACCTGGTGGGCGACCAGGTGGCCGCGCCCGGGGTGCTGTCGGAGGTGTCGTTCACGAGCGCGATCGAGGCGGTGTCGCTGGCCGTCCGCACGGAACTGCTTGACCTCAAGCGCACTTGA
- a CDS encoding FG-GAP repeat domain-containing protein, whose translation MQLRSTGTRLATAVAITFAVTAPAIAVTPAVASAPAVASAAVAEEATGPAVVSRDSVLLGGGPTGFLSRVAEGERRTYSWTRYDGGATTVLPAAPYYRGNADSDVVVAVDGGTYRVYDMAAGGGPVVIDTAFLGPTATLLHPVGDALLLQTAEGTAEALHLVSRPQGEVVHRKITGLPADARIAASRITAPGLCAVSYTGTVGGRVGERLAVVDLAAAKVVDDRAVPVAIDPMSGVAATATHLAWVERLADNRAVVVTARRGSAIMSRYVLPAHDGRVVIGLMDGWVTYTVPGGAAAGVPNPLHPLTALSLQDNRTTVKLLDSVVRVDGRAKGALAQGGTLAKGEGFYRIALGADGWPAATMVATSKVSTALTELSRKVPASMDFRVGGSRADVDWGLSRPGARADVELVHKRTGKRWSGSMGPYDGTGGFTAEWNGEFRNYSAALNGEYTWTLTARPDNGIGPVLKRTGTLRVDSGTAPHDYSDKGSPDLLARTGDGRLISYDVRQLRTPWITDWELTDRGGGWNAYDRLVATGDLAGSKYADLVARDRSGVLWLYQGTGPSLAKRIGVGGGWNAYDQLTAGSDLTGDGRPDLVATDRSGVLWLYKATGDTAEPFAPRKRIGGGWGGYDKLVATGNIGGGPAGDLLARDRAGVPWLHLGKGDGTFAPRTRIGGGWQRYSDIVAVGDGNKDGRPDLLVDDALSVGPDSLGFYRGTGDWKAPLTSRTQLYTQGPFGELKPTLF comes from the coding sequence TTGCAGCTCCGCTCCACCGGCACCCGCCTCGCGACGGCCGTCGCGATCACCTTCGCGGTGACCGCCCCCGCGATCGCTGTCACCCCGGCCGTCGCTTCCGCCCCGGCCGTCGCCTCGGCAGCCGTGGCGGAGGAGGCGACCGGTCCCGCTGTCGTCAGCCGTGACTCCGTGCTGCTGGGCGGGGGGCCGACCGGCTTCCTGAGCCGTGTCGCCGAGGGCGAGCGGCGGACCTACTCCTGGACCCGGTACGACGGCGGGGCCACGACGGTGCTGCCCGCGGCCCCGTACTACCGGGGCAACGCCGACAGCGACGTGGTCGTCGCCGTGGACGGCGGCACCTACCGGGTGTACGACATGGCGGCGGGCGGCGGACCCGTCGTCATCGACACCGCCTTCCTGGGGCCGACGGCCACCCTCCTCCATCCCGTGGGCGACGCCCTCCTCCTGCAGACCGCCGAGGGCACGGCCGAGGCCCTGCACCTGGTGTCCCGGCCGCAGGGCGAGGTGGTGCACCGGAAGATCACCGGTCTCCCCGCCGACGCGAGGATCGCGGCCTCGAGGATCACCGCTCCCGGCCTCTGCGCCGTCAGCTACACCGGGACGGTCGGGGGAAGGGTCGGGGAGCGGCTCGCCGTCGTGGACCTCGCTGCGGCGAAGGTCGTGGACGACCGGGCCGTGCCCGTCGCCATCGACCCCATGTCCGGCGTCGCCGCCACCGCCACGCACCTGGCCTGGGTGGAGCGGCTCGCCGACAACCGGGCGGTCGTGGTGACCGCGCGCCGGGGCTCGGCCATCATGAGCCGGTATGTGCTGCCGGCGCACGACGGCAGGGTCGTGATCGGTCTGATGGACGGCTGGGTCACGTACACCGTGCCCGGCGGCGCCGCGGCCGGCGTGCCGAACCCGCTCCACCCGCTGACCGCCCTCTCCCTCCAGGACAACAGGACCACCGTCAAACTGCTCGACAGCGTCGTGAGGGTCGACGGGCGCGCGAAGGGCGCTCTCGCGCAGGGCGGGACGCTCGCGAAGGGGGAGGGGTTCTACCGGATCGCCCTCGGGGCGGACGGGTGGCCGGCCGCGACCATGGTGGCCACGAGCAAGGTCTCCACGGCGCTCACCGAGCTGAGCCGGAAGGTCCCCGCGTCGATGGACTTCCGCGTGGGCGGCAGCCGGGCCGACGTCGACTGGGGGCTCAGCCGGCCCGGTGCCCGGGCGGACGTCGAGCTCGTGCACAAGCGGACCGGGAAGCGCTGGAGCGGTTCCATGGGTCCGTACGACGGGACAGGGGGCTTCACCGCCGAGTGGAACGGGGAGTTCCGAAACTACTCCGCTGCGCTGAACGGCGAGTACACCTGGACCCTCACGGCCCGTCCGGACAACGGCATCGGTCCCGTCCTGAAGCGGACCGGGACCCTGCGCGTCGACAGCGGGACGGCCCCGCACGACTACTCGGACAAGGGCTCCCCCGACCTCCTCGCCCGGACCGGCGACGGACGGCTGATCTCCTACGACGTGCGCCAGCTCCGCACCCCGTGGATCACCGACTGGGAGCTGACGGACCGGGGCGGCGGCTGGAACGCGTACGACCGGCTCGTCGCCACCGGCGACCTGGCCGGTTCGAAGTACGCCGACCTGGTCGCACGCGACCGCTCCGGCGTCCTCTGGCTCTACCAGGGCACGGGCCCCTCCCTCGCCAAGCGCATCGGCGTGGGCGGCGGCTGGAACGCGTACGACCAGCTCACCGCCGGTTCCGACCTCACGGGCGACGGCCGGCCCGACCTCGTCGCGACCGACAGGTCTGGCGTCCTGTGGCTCTACAAGGCGACCGGCGACACCGCCGAGCCCTTCGCCCCGCGCAAGCGGATCGGCGGCGGCTGGGGCGGCTACGACAAGCTCGTCGCCACCGGGAACATCGGCGGCGGCCCCGCGGGTGACCTGCTCGCCCGGGATCGCGCCGGGGTGCCCTGGCTCCACCTCGGCAAGGGCGACGGCACCTTCGCGCCCCGGACGAGGATCGGCGGTGGCTGGCAGCGGTACTCCGACATCGTGGCCGTCGGCGACGGGAACAAGGACGGACGCCCCGACCTCCTGGTCGACGACGCCCTGAGCGTGGGGCCGGACTCCCTCGGCTTCTACCGGGGCACGGGCGACTGGAAGGCCCCGCTGACCTCACGCACCCAGCTGTACACCCAGGGCCCCTTCGGCGAGCTGAAGCCGACGCTCTTCTGA
- a CDS encoding sensor histidine kinase: MHIAFFLLLGASLARFLLRHPWEDRSPWIVALSGALASLYLLGPVVGTRVAPRRIAWLSTVVAVWIVLVVLAPSFAWCAVPLFYTGLRTLPPRAALGLVVLLTAFVVFAQVQLAHGGWDPNLIVAPPAVAAIATGVFVYSDRQAARQRALIHDLIRTRRELAAIERREGTLAERQRLSMEIHDTLAQGLSSQQMLLQAADRTWDSDPGTARRHVRTAESIAERNLAEARRFVHDLAPADLAEGGGLEEALRGLAARESAEFHVDGTAVPLPDRTQSALLRIAQGALANIREHAGADSAALTLTYLDDQVVLDIADDGHGFDPVLARDPGERGDRGHGLPAMRVRAQQLGGTLTVESAPGEGTVLSAAIPLTPLAP; the protein is encoded by the coding sequence ATGCACATCGCGTTCTTCCTCCTCCTCGGCGCCTCCCTCGCCCGCTTCCTGCTGCGCCACCCCTGGGAGGACCGCAGCCCCTGGATCGTCGCCCTGTCCGGCGCCCTCGCCTCCCTCTACCTCCTCGGCCCCGTCGTCGGCACCCGCGTGGCCCCGCGCCGGATCGCCTGGCTGAGCACGGTCGTCGCCGTCTGGATCGTCCTCGTCGTCCTCGCGCCGAGCTTCGCCTGGTGCGCGGTCCCGCTCTTCTACACGGGCCTGCGCACCCTCCCTCCGCGCGCCGCGCTCGGCCTCGTCGTCCTGCTCACCGCCTTCGTCGTCTTCGCGCAGGTGCAGCTCGCGCACGGCGGCTGGGACCCGAACCTGATCGTCGCGCCGCCGGCCGTCGCCGCCATCGCCACCGGGGTGTTCGTGTACTCCGACCGGCAGGCCGCACGGCAGCGGGCGCTCATCCACGACCTCATCCGCACCCGGCGCGAACTGGCCGCCATCGAGCGCCGCGAGGGCACCCTCGCCGAGCGCCAGCGGCTCTCCATGGAGATCCACGACACCCTCGCGCAGGGCCTGTCCAGCCAGCAGATGCTGCTCCAGGCCGCGGACCGCACCTGGGACAGCGACCCCGGGACCGCCCGGCGCCACGTCCGTACCGCCGAGTCCATCGCCGAGCGCAACCTCGCCGAGGCCCGCCGCTTCGTCCACGACCTCGCGCCCGCCGACCTCGCCGAGGGCGGCGGGCTCGAAGAGGCCCTGCGCGGACTGGCCGCCCGCGAGTCGGCGGAGTTCCACGTGGACGGGACGGCGGTGCCGCTGCCCGACCGGACGCAGTCGGCGCTGCTGCGGATCGCGCAGGGCGCCCTCGCGAACATCCGCGAGCACGCGGGCGCCGACTCCGCCGCCCTGACCCTCACCTACCTCGACGACCAGGTGGTCCTGGACATCGCCGACGACGGCCACGGCTTTGACCCGGTACTCGCGCGCGACCCGGGCGAGCGCGGCGACCGGGGCCACGGGCTGCCCGCGATGCGGGTGCGGGCCCAGCAGCTCGGCGGCACCCTGACGGTCGAGTCCGCCCCCGGCGAGGGCACGGTGCTCTCGGCCGCGATCCCCTTGACCCCTCTGGCCCCGTGA